A portion of the Macaca mulatta isolate MMU2019108-1 chromosome 4, T2T-MMU8v2.0, whole genome shotgun sequence genome contains these proteins:
- the LOC723473 gene encoding patr class I histocompatibility antigen, B-1 alpha chain-like isoform X5, which produces MAPRALLLLLSGALALTETWAGSHSMRYFHTAVSRPGRGEPRFISVGYVDDTQFVRFDSNAASPRMEPRAPWIEQEGPEYWDRETQKAKAHAQVFRVNLRTALRYYNQSEAGSHTFQRMHGCDLGPDGRLLRGYHQLAYDGKDYIALNGDLSSWSAADMAAQVTQRKWEAAREAEQRRAYLEGECLESLRRYLENGKETLQRVDPPKTHVTHHPVSDHEAALRCWALGFYPAEITLTWQRDGEEQTQDTELVETRPAGNGTFQKWAAVVVPSGEEQRYTCHVQHQGLLEPLTLRWERASQPSIPIVGIVAGLAVLGTVVTVAVVAAVMRRTESSGGKSGSYWSSSAQGSDQDSDESLMACKA; this is translated from the exons ATGGCGCCTCGAgccctcctcctgctgctctcGGGGGCCCTGGCCCTGACCGAGACCTGGGCCG GCTCCCACTCCATGAGGTATTTCCACACCGCCGTGTCCCGGCCCGGCCGCGGGGAGCCCCGCTTCATCTCCGTGGGTTACGTGGATGACACGCAGTTCGTGCGGTTCGACAGCAACGCCGCGAGTCCGAGGATGGAGCCGCGGGCGCCGTGGATAGAGCAGGAGGGACCAGAGTATTGGGACCGGGAGACACAGAAAGCCAAGGCCCACGCACAGGTTTTCCGAGTGAACCTGCGCACAGCGCTTCGCTACTACAACCAGAGCGAGGCCG GGTCTCACACCTTCCAGAGGATGCATGGCTGCGACCTGGGGCCTGACGGGCGCCTCCTCCGCGGGTATCACCAGTTAGCCTATGATGGCAAGGATTACATCGCCCTGAACGGGGACCTGAGCTCCTGGAGCGCCGCGGATATGGCGGCTCAGGTCACACAGCGCAAGTGGGAGGCGGCCCGTGAAGCTGAGCAGCGGAGAGCCTACCTGGAGGGCGAGTGCCTGGAGTCGCTCCGCAGATATCTGGAGAACGGGAAGGAGACGCTGCAGCGCGTGG ATCCCCCAAAGACACACGTGACCCACCACCCCGTCTCTGACCATGAGGCCGCCCTGAGGTGCTGGGCCCTGGGCTTCTACCCTGCGGAGATCACACTGACCTGGCAGCGGGATGGGGAGGAGCAAACTCAGGACACTGAGCTTGTGGAGACCAGGCCCGCAGGGAACGGAACCTTCCAGAAATGGGCAGCTGTGGTGGTGCCTTCTGGAGAAGAGCAGAGATACACGTGCCATGTGCAGCACCAGGGGCTGCTGGAGCCCCTCACCCTGAGATGGG agCGGGCTTCCCAGCCCTCCATTCCCATCGTGGGCATCGTTGCTGGCCTGGCTGTCTTAGGAACTGTGGTCACCGTAGCTGTGGTTGCTGCTGTGATGCGGAGGACAGAGAGCTCAG
- the LOC723473 gene encoding patr class I histocompatibility antigen, B-1 alpha chain-like precursor (The RefSeq protein has 8 substitutions, 1 frameshift compared to this genomic sequence): MAPRALLLLLSGALALTETWAGSHSMRYFHTAVSRPGRGEPRFISVGYVDDTQFVRFDSNAASPRMEPRAPWIEQEGPEYWDRETQKAKAHAQVFRVNLRTALRYYNQSEAGSHTFQRMHGCDLGPDGRLLRGYHQLAYDGKDYIALNGDLSSWSAADMAAQVTQRKWEAAREAEQRRAYLEGECLESLRRYLENGKETLQRVDPPKTHVTHHPVSDHEATLRCWSLGFYPAEITLTWQRDGEEQTQDTKLVETRPAGDRTFQKWAAVVVPSVEEQRYMCHVQHQGLLEPLTLRWERASQPSIPIMGIVAGLAVLGTVVTVAVVAAVMRRTESSGGKSGSYWSSSAQGSDQDSDQSLSWPVKPETAAL, translated from the exons ATGGCGCCTCGAgccctcctcctgctgctctcGGGGGCCCTGGCCCTGACCGAGACCTGGGCCG GCTCCCACTCCATGAGGTATTTCCACACCGCCGTGTCCCGGCCCGGCCGCGGGGAGCCCCGCTTCATCTCCGTGGGTTACGTGGATGACACGCAGTTCGTGCGGTTCGACAGCAACGCCGCGAGTCCGAGGATGGAGCCGCGGGCGCCGTGGATAGAGCAGGAGGGACCAGAGTATTGGGACCGGGAGACACAGAAAGCCAAGGCCCACGCACAGGTTTTCCGAGTGAACCTGCGCACAGCGCTTCGCTACTACAACCAGAGCGAGGCCG GGTCTCACACCTTCCAGAGGATGCATGGCTGCGACCTGGGGCCTGACGGGCGCCTCCTCCGCGGGTATCACCAGTTAGCCTATGATGGCAAGGATTACATCGCCCTGAACGGGGACCTGAGCTCCTGGAGCGCCGCGGATATGGCGGCTCAGGTCACACAGCGCAAGTGGGAGGCGGCCCGTGAAGCTGAGCAGCGGAGAGCCTACCTGGAGGGCGAGTGCCTGGAGTCGCTCCGCAGATATCTGGAGAACGGGAAGGAGACGCTGCAGCGCGTGG ATCCCCCAAAGACACACGTGACCCACCACCCCGTCTCTGACCATGAGGCCGCCCTGAGGTGCTGGGCCCTGGGCTTCTACCCTGCGGAGATCACACTGACCTGGCAGCGGGATGGGGAGGAGCAAACTCAGGACACTGAGCTTGTGGAGACCAGGCCCGCAGGGAACGGAACCTTCCAGAAATGGGCAGCTGTGGTGGTGCCTTCTGGAGAAGAGCAGAGATACACGTGCCATGTGCAGCACCAGGGGCTGCTGGAGCCCCTCACCCTGAGATGGG agCGGGCTTCCCAGCCCTCCATTCCCATCGTGGGCATCGTTGCTGGCCTGGCTGTCTTAGGAACTGTGGTCACCGTAGCTGTGGTTGCTGCTGTGATGCGGAGGACAGAGAGCTCAG
- the LOC723473 gene encoding patr class I histocompatibility antigen, B-1 alpha chain-like isoform X6 produces MAPRALLLLLSGALALTETWAGSHSMRYFHTAVSRPGRGEPRFISVGYVDDTQFVRFDSNAASPRMEPRAPWIEQEGPEYWDRETQKAKAHAQVFRVNLRTALRYYNQSEAGSHTFQRMHGCDLGPDGRLLRGYHQLAYDGKDYIALNGDLSSWSAADMAAQVTQRKWEAAREAEQRRAYLEGECLESLRRYLENGKETLQRVDPPKTHVTHHPVSDHEAALRCWALGFYPAEITLTWQRDGEEQTQDTELVETRPAGNGTFQKWAAVVVPSGEEQRYTCHVQHQGLLEPLTLRWERASQPSIPIVGIVAGLAVLGTVVTVAVVAAVMRRTESSGSSSAQGSDQDSDESLMACKA; encoded by the exons ATGGCGCCTCGAgccctcctcctgctgctctcGGGGGCCCTGGCCCTGACCGAGACCTGGGCCG GCTCCCACTCCATGAGGTATTTCCACACCGCCGTGTCCCGGCCCGGCCGCGGGGAGCCCCGCTTCATCTCCGTGGGTTACGTGGATGACACGCAGTTCGTGCGGTTCGACAGCAACGCCGCGAGTCCGAGGATGGAGCCGCGGGCGCCGTGGATAGAGCAGGAGGGACCAGAGTATTGGGACCGGGAGACACAGAAAGCCAAGGCCCACGCACAGGTTTTCCGAGTGAACCTGCGCACAGCGCTTCGCTACTACAACCAGAGCGAGGCCG GGTCTCACACCTTCCAGAGGATGCATGGCTGCGACCTGGGGCCTGACGGGCGCCTCCTCCGCGGGTATCACCAGTTAGCCTATGATGGCAAGGATTACATCGCCCTGAACGGGGACCTGAGCTCCTGGAGCGCCGCGGATATGGCGGCTCAGGTCACACAGCGCAAGTGGGAGGCGGCCCGTGAAGCTGAGCAGCGGAGAGCCTACCTGGAGGGCGAGTGCCTGGAGTCGCTCCGCAGATATCTGGAGAACGGGAAGGAGACGCTGCAGCGCGTGG ATCCCCCAAAGACACACGTGACCCACCACCCCGTCTCTGACCATGAGGCCGCCCTGAGGTGCTGGGCCCTGGGCTTCTACCCTGCGGAGATCACACTGACCTGGCAGCGGGATGGGGAGGAGCAAACTCAGGACACTGAGCTTGTGGAGACCAGGCCCGCAGGGAACGGAACCTTCCAGAAATGGGCAGCTGTGGTGGTGCCTTCTGGAGAAGAGCAGAGATACACGTGCCATGTGCAGCACCAGGGGCTGCTGGAGCCCCTCACCCTGAGATGGG agCGGGCTTCCCAGCCCTCCATTCCCATCGTGGGCATCGTTGCTGGCCTGGCTGTCTTAGGAACTGTGGTCACCGTAGCTGTGGTTGCTGCTGTGATGCGGAGGACAGAGAGCTCAG
- the LOC723473 gene encoding patr class I histocompatibility antigen, B-1 alpha chain-like isoform X4, with amino-acid sequence MAPRALLLLLSGALALTETWAGSHSMRYFHTAVSRPGRGEPRFISVGYVDDTQFVRFDSNAASPRMEPRAPWIEQEGPEYWDRETQKAKAHAQVFRVNLRTALRYYNQSEAGSHTFQRMHGCDLGPDGRLLRGYHQLAYDGKDYIALNGDLSSWSAADMAAQVTQRKWEAAREAEQRRAYLEGECLESLRRYLENGKETLQRVDPPKTHVTHHPVSDHEAALRCWALGFYPAEITLTWQRDGEEQTQDTELVETRPAGNGTFQKWAAVVVPSGEEQRYTCHVQHQGLLEPLTLRWERASQPSIPIVGIVAGLAVLGTVVTVAVVAAVMRRTESSGHLLPAGGKSGSYWSSSAQGSDQDSDESLMACKA; translated from the exons ATGGCGCCTCGAgccctcctcctgctgctctcGGGGGCCCTGGCCCTGACCGAGACCTGGGCCG GCTCCCACTCCATGAGGTATTTCCACACCGCCGTGTCCCGGCCCGGCCGCGGGGAGCCCCGCTTCATCTCCGTGGGTTACGTGGATGACACGCAGTTCGTGCGGTTCGACAGCAACGCCGCGAGTCCGAGGATGGAGCCGCGGGCGCCGTGGATAGAGCAGGAGGGACCAGAGTATTGGGACCGGGAGACACAGAAAGCCAAGGCCCACGCACAGGTTTTCCGAGTGAACCTGCGCACAGCGCTTCGCTACTACAACCAGAGCGAGGCCG GGTCTCACACCTTCCAGAGGATGCATGGCTGCGACCTGGGGCCTGACGGGCGCCTCCTCCGCGGGTATCACCAGTTAGCCTATGATGGCAAGGATTACATCGCCCTGAACGGGGACCTGAGCTCCTGGAGCGCCGCGGATATGGCGGCTCAGGTCACACAGCGCAAGTGGGAGGCGGCCCGTGAAGCTGAGCAGCGGAGAGCCTACCTGGAGGGCGAGTGCCTGGAGTCGCTCCGCAGATATCTGGAGAACGGGAAGGAGACGCTGCAGCGCGTGG ATCCCCCAAAGACACACGTGACCCACCACCCCGTCTCTGACCATGAGGCCGCCCTGAGGTGCTGGGCCCTGGGCTTCTACCCTGCGGAGATCACACTGACCTGGCAGCGGGATGGGGAGGAGCAAACTCAGGACACTGAGCTTGTGGAGACCAGGCCCGCAGGGAACGGAACCTTCCAGAAATGGGCAGCTGTGGTGGTGCCTTCTGGAGAAGAGCAGAGATACACGTGCCATGTGCAGCACCAGGGGCTGCTGGAGCCCCTCACCCTGAGATGGG agCGGGCTTCCCAGCCCTCCATTCCCATCGTGGGCATCGTTGCTGGCCTGGCTGTCTTAGGAACTGTGGTCACCGTAGCTGTGGTTGCTGCTGTGATGCGGAGGACAGAGAGCTCAG
- the LOC723473 gene encoding patr class I histocompatibility antigen, B-1 alpha chain-like isoform X7, with amino-acid sequence MAPRALLLLLSGALALTETWAGSHSMRYFHTAVSRPGRGEPRFISVGYVDDTQFVRFDSNAASPRMEPRAPWIEQEGPEYWDRETQKAKAHAQVFRVNLRTALRYYNQSEAGSHTFQRMHGCDLGPDGRLLRGYHQLAYDGKDYIALNGDLSSWSAADMAAQVTQRKWEAAREAEQRRAYLEGECLESLRRYLENGKETLQRVDPPKTHVTHHPVSDHEAALRCWALGFYPAEITLTWQRDGEEQTQDTELVETRPAGNGTFQKWAAVVVPSGEEQRYTCHVQHQGLLEPLTLRWERASQPSIPIVGIVAGLAVLGTVVTVAVVAAVMRRTESSVIVLETSLGFKTRRFL; translated from the exons ATGGCGCCTCGAgccctcctcctgctgctctcGGGGGCCCTGGCCCTGACCGAGACCTGGGCCG GCTCCCACTCCATGAGGTATTTCCACACCGCCGTGTCCCGGCCCGGCCGCGGGGAGCCCCGCTTCATCTCCGTGGGTTACGTGGATGACACGCAGTTCGTGCGGTTCGACAGCAACGCCGCGAGTCCGAGGATGGAGCCGCGGGCGCCGTGGATAGAGCAGGAGGGACCAGAGTATTGGGACCGGGAGACACAGAAAGCCAAGGCCCACGCACAGGTTTTCCGAGTGAACCTGCGCACAGCGCTTCGCTACTACAACCAGAGCGAGGCCG GGTCTCACACCTTCCAGAGGATGCATGGCTGCGACCTGGGGCCTGACGGGCGCCTCCTCCGCGGGTATCACCAGTTAGCCTATGATGGCAAGGATTACATCGCCCTGAACGGGGACCTGAGCTCCTGGAGCGCCGCGGATATGGCGGCTCAGGTCACACAGCGCAAGTGGGAGGCGGCCCGTGAAGCTGAGCAGCGGAGAGCCTACCTGGAGGGCGAGTGCCTGGAGTCGCTCCGCAGATATCTGGAGAACGGGAAGGAGACGCTGCAGCGCGTGG ATCCCCCAAAGACACACGTGACCCACCACCCCGTCTCTGACCATGAGGCCGCCCTGAGGTGCTGGGCCCTGGGCTTCTACCCTGCGGAGATCACACTGACCTGGCAGCGGGATGGGGAGGAGCAAACTCAGGACACTGAGCTTGTGGAGACCAGGCCCGCAGGGAACGGAACCTTCCAGAAATGGGCAGCTGTGGTGGTGCCTTCTGGAGAAGAGCAGAGATACACGTGCCATGTGCAGCACCAGGGGCTGCTGGAGCCCCTCACCCTGAGATGGG agCGGGCTTCCCAGCCCTCCATTCCCATCGTGGGCATCGTTGCTGGCCTGGCTGTCTTAGGAACTGTGGTCACCGTAGCTGTGGTTGCTGCTGTGATGCGGAGGACAGAGAGCTCAG